The proteins below are encoded in one region of Alistipes communis:
- a CDS encoding DUF1080 domain-containing protein: MKTIRQTLILLTFALFFAANVTAAPLDERQRTVETVVADALAQLPAATAGDYDKIMGELAATGAEGVGILADMLVPASQGENAAVEYALNGVASFVTAAGREQLRPAVCEGLLAALARCKDDANRAFLVSQLQLCATADNAAALAAYIDDPYLGDPVLRALISIPDSEATLLSLARRSDLSDAQRAALAYAFGEKRTAAAEPILLGWIDGADDATRAALYPALASCGTAASAKALEAAARAVDYGCDETAATDSYLRLLDRMVDEGAARDAVKAAKRLLKCERANVRGAALEVIVRAEGTRAMPYVLAALEKGDIQYRNAALRYIGDKADDAVYAAIAADRKRLSDEAWADVIEWFGVRHAASQTGAVTEAVGSSNDAVALAGIRAAGRLGGDEALAALIAALGGPHSDAAAQTLLAFNGRIDEGVVKALDGRGTMQVQALNLAAARRIDAVADKVFALLDAPDAAVSEAAYRALASIAAPADVDRLSRLLDTADAAHAGQLSAALTHAVRTLAPEKQYETVYARMSASPRPERYYPTLAQTGTQQAIDCLVENFAGTRRAEAFDALLRVDAPQIAGVLYTIAAGNPDLADRALTRYTACVAALDATPVRKYQLYRQALELNPSPKIAVGILRKLEGIREFPALVLAGRYLDDEATARAAAAAVKTIAAKSARPLGGDTVRALLEKSRDIYREWAKSDADAGYAVDELTLMLSKLPAEGFAAVATDLAQWSAVTADPARRATMKAAALKRAEAAAAKAMQQSWTTADGTIAYAGGEPSTIAAPGTYENFEFWIDCRTRGAAGIAVRSTNRIGLGGDAGSGALTGNRTHASTPAVDADNADGEWNTLHVKVVDDRVTVEVNGRTVTENVILENTCAPGEAAYASGAIELLGEGDAAEFRDFYLCELPATPVFELSPEERAEGYEVLFDGRSLHKWTGNTTNYVPQEGTIYVTASYGGKGNLYTVEEYGDFILRFEFRFLREGVNNGIGLRTPMGVDAAYHGMEIQILDHDAPIYKNLRVYQQHGSVYGIIPAKRIKFGELGTWNVEEIRAVGDRITVTVNGEVILDGDIREACQGHNVSEDGSKKNPYTVDHRNHPGLFNKKGHIGLLGHGAGIQFRNIRIKSLDAKTQNGK; the protein is encoded by the coding sequence ATGAAAACGATAAGACAAACGTTGATCCTGCTGACGTTCGCGCTGTTTTTCGCCGCGAACGTCACGGCCGCACCGCTCGACGAACGCCAGCGTACGGTCGAAACCGTCGTCGCCGACGCGCTGGCGCAGCTTCCCGCCGCCACTGCCGGGGATTACGACAAGATTATGGGCGAACTGGCCGCCACCGGCGCCGAGGGCGTCGGCATCCTGGCCGACATGCTCGTCCCTGCCTCGCAGGGCGAGAACGCCGCCGTGGAGTACGCCCTCAACGGCGTGGCGAGCTTCGTCACCGCCGCCGGACGGGAGCAGCTGCGCCCCGCCGTATGCGAGGGGCTGCTCGCCGCACTGGCACGCTGCAAGGACGACGCCAACCGCGCCTTCCTCGTCTCGCAGCTGCAACTTTGCGCGACGGCCGACAATGCCGCCGCACTGGCCGCCTACATCGACGACCCCTATCTGGGCGACCCCGTCCTGCGCGCGCTGATCTCCATTCCCGACAGCGAAGCGACCCTGTTGTCGCTCGCACGCCGCAGCGACCTTAGCGATGCGCAGCGCGCTGCGCTGGCCTATGCCTTCGGGGAGAAACGCACCGCCGCGGCCGAACCGATCCTGCTGGGCTGGATCGACGGCGCCGACGACGCGACCCGTGCGGCCCTCTACCCCGCGCTGGCTTCCTGCGGCACGGCCGCCTCGGCCAAGGCGCTCGAAGCGGCAGCCCGCGCCGTGGATTACGGCTGTGACGAAACCGCCGCGACCGACTCCTACCTGCGCCTGCTCGACCGCATGGTCGACGAAGGCGCGGCACGCGACGCAGTGAAGGCGGCCAAACGGCTGCTCAAATGCGAACGCGCCAACGTGCGCGGCGCGGCGCTCGAAGTGATCGTCCGCGCCGAAGGCACCCGAGCGATGCCCTACGTGCTCGCCGCACTGGAAAAGGGCGACATCCAATACCGCAACGCCGCTCTGCGCTACATCGGCGACAAGGCCGACGACGCGGTCTACGCCGCGATCGCCGCCGACCGCAAACGATTGAGCGACGAGGCGTGGGCCGACGTGATCGAGTGGTTCGGCGTGCGTCACGCCGCGTCGCAGACCGGAGCGGTGACCGAAGCCGTCGGCTCGTCGAACGACGCCGTGGCTCTGGCCGGCATCCGCGCCGCAGGCCGCCTGGGCGGCGACGAGGCGCTCGCCGCGCTGATCGCCGCGCTCGGCGGCCCGCACTCCGACGCCGCGGCACAGACGCTGCTGGCCTTCAACGGCCGTATCGACGAAGGCGTCGTCAAGGCACTCGACGGCCGAGGCACGATGCAGGTACAGGCGCTCAACCTCGCTGCCGCACGGCGTATCGATGCCGTCGCGGACAAGGTCTTCGCCCTGCTCGACGCACCGGACGCCGCCGTCTCGGAGGCCGCCTACCGTGCGCTGGCCAGCATCGCCGCTCCCGCCGACGTCGACCGCCTGAGCCGGCTGCTCGACACCGCCGACGCGGCACATGCCGGGCAGCTCTCGGCTGCGCTCACCCATGCCGTACGCACGCTCGCACCTGAAAAGCAATACGAGACCGTCTACGCCCGGATGAGCGCCTCGCCCCGTCCCGAACGTTACTACCCCACACTGGCACAGACCGGTACGCAGCAGGCGATCGACTGCCTGGTGGAGAACTTCGCCGGCACCCGCCGCGCCGAAGCCTTCGACGCGCTGCTGCGCGTCGACGCTCCGCAGATCGCCGGCGTGCTCTATACGATCGCCGCGGGCAATCCCGATCTGGCCGACCGCGCGCTGACGCGCTACACGGCCTGCGTGGCGGCGCTCGACGCGACGCCCGTGCGCAAATATCAGCTCTACCGCCAAGCGCTCGAACTGAATCCCTCGCCGAAGATCGCCGTCGGCATCCTGCGCAAGCTGGAAGGCATCCGTGAATTCCCGGCGCTCGTGCTCGCCGGCCGTTATCTCGACGACGAGGCGACGGCGCGCGCCGCTGCGGCTGCCGTCAAGACCATCGCAGCGAAAAGCGCCCGCCCGCTCGGCGGCGACACGGTACGCGCCCTGCTCGAAAAGAGCCGCGACATCTACCGCGAATGGGCCAAGAGCGACGCCGACGCCGGCTATGCCGTCGACGAGCTGACGCTGATGCTCTCGAAACTCCCCGCCGAAGGGTTCGCCGCCGTCGCGACCGACCTTGCGCAGTGGAGCGCCGTCACAGCCGATCCCGCCCGCCGCGCCACGATGAAGGCCGCTGCGCTCAAACGGGCCGAGGCGGCCGCCGCGAAGGCGATGCAGCAGAGCTGGACCACGGCCGACGGCACGATCGCCTATGCGGGCGGCGAGCCGAGCACGATCGCCGCACCCGGCACCTACGAGAACTTCGAATTCTGGATCGACTGCCGCACACGAGGCGCCGCCGGCATCGCCGTGCGTTCGACCAACCGGATCGGTCTGGGCGGCGACGCGGGGTCGGGCGCACTGACCGGCAACCGCACCCACGCATCGACCCCCGCGGTCGATGCCGACAACGCCGACGGGGAGTGGAACACGCTCCACGTCAAGGTCGTGGACGACCGCGTGACCGTCGAGGTCAACGGCCGCACCGTAACCGAAAACGTCATCTTGGAGAATACCTGCGCGCCCGGCGAAGCGGCCTACGCGAGCGGAGCGATCGAGCTGCTGGGCGAAGGCGATGCTGCGGAGTTCCGCGACTTCTACCTGTGCGAGCTGCCCGCGACGCCCGTCTTCGAACTCTCGCCCGAAGAGCGGGCCGAAGGCTACGAAGTGCTCTTCGACGGCCGTTCGCTCCACAAGTGGACGGGCAACACGACCAATTACGTCCCGCAGGAGGGAACGATCTACGTCACCGCATCCTACGGCGGCAAGGGCAATCTCTACACGGTCGAGGAGTACGGCGATTTCATCCTGCGCTTCGAGTTCCGCTTCCTGCGCGAAGGGGTCAACAACGGCATCGGCCTGCGTACGCCGATGGGCGTCGACGCCGCCTACCACGGCATGGAGATCCAGATCCTCGACCACGACGCCCCGATCTACAAGAACCTGCGCGTCTACCAGCAGCACGGCTCGGTCTACGGCATCATTCCGGCCAAGCGGATCAAGTTCGGCGAGCTGGGCACATGGAACGTGGAGGAGATCCGCGCCGTGGGCGACCGCATCACCGTGACGGTCAACGGCGAGGTGATCCTCGACGGCGACATCCGCGAAGCGTGCCAGGGACACAACGTCTCGGAGGACGGCTCCAAGAAGAATCCCTACACCGTCGACCACCGCAACCACCCGGGACTCTTCAACAAGAAGGGGCACATCGGTCTGCTCGGACACGGCGCAGGCATCCAGTTCCGCAACATCCGCATCAAGTCTCTCGACGCGAAGACACAGAACGGGAAATAG
- a CDS encoding Gfo/Idh/MocA family protein, with protein sequence MNFQKVPEGRPLRMAVIGAGNRANKYLEYARRHPERLQPVAVVDGNELRRNETAERFGLAAERRYADYDAFFARPTDTDAVLITTPDDVHFDPCMKAIDAGLHVLLEKPIAQRLDECRAIARRARERGVLVGICHVLRYHPYFAKIREIVDSGELGQIISVNHVAAVGIDRTTHSYVRGPWRREETSNPMLLAKCCHDVDFLLWITRSPCRKLSSFGSLRWFRAANAPQTSAERCIDCPVEHDCPYSAVDLYCTRRDWISNFDVPQGRTLDEVLLEELRHGPYGRCIYRCDNDVVDHQLLTMELADETILSLSMDIFTQDDCRRTHIKMTHGEIFGDERKLHVHRFRRGHNRVYDFEELAGHPFHAGADLRLIEDFVDALTRPGHPFLCTIEDSIESHRICFEAERSRRCGETIRLE encoded by the coding sequence ATGAATTTCCAGAAAGTCCCCGAAGGGCGTCCGCTGCGCATGGCGGTCATCGGCGCGGGCAACCGGGCCAATAAATACTTGGAATACGCACGGCGGCACCCCGAACGGCTGCAACCGGTTGCCGTCGTCGACGGCAACGAACTGCGGCGCAACGAAACGGCCGAGCGGTTCGGGCTTGCGGCCGAACGCCGCTACGCCGACTACGACGCATTCTTCGCCCGACCGACCGACACCGACGCCGTGCTCATCACCACGCCGGACGACGTCCACTTCGATCCCTGCATGAAGGCGATCGACGCCGGACTCCACGTGCTGCTCGAAAAGCCGATCGCACAGCGGCTCGACGAATGCCGCGCCATCGCGCGCCGCGCCCGCGAACGGGGTGTGCTGGTAGGCATCTGCCACGTGCTGCGCTACCACCCCTACTTCGCCAAGATTCGGGAGATCGTCGATTCGGGCGAGCTGGGACAGATCATCTCCGTCAATCACGTCGCGGCGGTGGGTATCGACCGCACGACGCACAGCTACGTCCGCGGCCCCTGGCGGCGCGAAGAGACCTCCAACCCGATGCTGCTGGCCAAGTGCTGCCACGACGTCGATTTCCTGCTCTGGATCACCCGAAGCCCCTGCCGCAAACTCAGTTCGTTCGGTTCGCTGCGCTGGTTCCGCGCAGCCAACGCGCCGCAGACGAGCGCCGAACGCTGCATCGACTGTCCGGTGGAGCACGACTGCCCCTATTCGGCCGTCGACCTCTACTGCACGCGCCGCGACTGGATCTCGAACTTCGACGTACCGCAGGGACGCACGCTCGACGAGGTGCTCCTGGAAGAACTGCGCCACGGCCCCTACGGCCGCTGCATCTACCGCTGCGACAACGACGTGGTCGACCACCAACTGCTCACCATGGAACTCGCGGACGAGACGATCCTCTCGCTCTCGATGGACATCTTCACGCAGGACGACTGCCGGCGCACCCACATCAAGATGACGCACGGCGAGATCTTCGGCGACGAACGCAAGCTCCACGTGCATCGCTTCCGCCGCGGCCACAACCGCGTCTACGATTTCGAGGAGCTGGCGGGGCACCCCTTCCATGCGGGCGCCGACCTGCGGCTGATCGAAGATTTCGTCGACGCGCTGACCCGCCCCGGCCACCCTTTTCTCTGCACGATCGAGGATTCGATCGAGAGCCACCGCATCTGTTTCGAGGCCGAGCGCAGCCGCCGCTGCGGCGAAACGATCCGGCTGGAATAA
- a CDS encoding TolC family protein: MNRKLLTGCAALLVWHAVAAQDSLKVWTLQTCLDYALENNIQLQQSRNDYLSGLEDTREAKAALLPSLAVSATQGYTNYPSSNAENNNSYTGTYGINAGLTLYEGGKLRTAVKEQRLQNRIDALSVAEAANDIRIAIVEAYMQALYAAEAVEVAAGTAEVSRAQRDRAEQMWQAGSISKVDFAQLESQYASDLYQVVVARSSLDDYKLQLKQLLELDITEEMNLAAPAEGEETVLQALPAKTDIYATALDAMPQIERGRLGVETAELGIREARAGFYPSVSLTAGLGTGHMTGGGFQSGSQVWNRFNENVALSVSIPIFSNRKNRTAVNKARIAASNSRLEQLGLEKELLRKVESAYLDAISSQSRYTAARQKERYAQQSYDLTDEQFRVGRKNTVELITAQNELSSARQEVLQAKYMALLNIGLLDIYQGR, encoded by the coding sequence ATGAATCGCAAACTGCTGACAGGATGCGCCGCACTGCTGGTCTGGCACGCGGTCGCGGCGCAGGACTCGCTGAAAGTCTGGACGCTGCAAACGTGCCTCGACTATGCGCTGGAAAACAATATCCAGTTGCAGCAGAGCCGCAACGACTACCTCTCAGGGCTCGAAGATACCCGCGAAGCGAAGGCCGCACTGCTGCCGTCGCTCGCAGTCTCGGCGACACAGGGCTACACGAACTACCCTTCGTCGAACGCCGAAAACAACAACAGCTACACCGGCACTTACGGAATCAACGCAGGGCTGACGCTCTACGAAGGCGGCAAACTGCGCACGGCGGTCAAGGAACAGAGGCTCCAAAACCGCATCGACGCACTCTCGGTCGCCGAAGCCGCGAACGACATCCGCATCGCCATCGTCGAAGCCTACATGCAGGCGCTCTACGCCGCCGAAGCCGTGGAGGTAGCCGCCGGTACGGCCGAAGTCTCGCGCGCCCAGCGCGACCGCGCCGAGCAGATGTGGCAGGCGGGATCGATCAGCAAGGTCGATTTCGCCCAGCTCGAAAGCCAGTATGCGAGCGACCTCTACCAAGTAGTCGTCGCCCGGTCGTCGCTCGACGACTACAAGTTGCAGCTCAAACAGCTGCTCGAACTCGACATCACGGAGGAGATGAATCTTGCCGCGCCCGCAGAGGGAGAAGAGACCGTCTTGCAGGCCCTGCCCGCCAAAACCGACATCTACGCGACGGCGCTCGACGCCATGCCGCAGATCGAACGGGGGCGGCTGGGCGTCGAGACAGCGGAGTTGGGGATAAGAGAGGCGCGTGCAGGATTCTATCCCTCCGTTTCGCTTACGGCCGGTCTCGGCACGGGACACATGACGGGCGGCGGATTCCAGTCGGGAAGTCAGGTCTGGAACCGCTTCAACGAGAATGTCGCGCTCTCGGTCAGCATCCCGATCTTCTCGAACCGCAAGAACCGGACGGCCGTCAACAAGGCGCGCATCGCCGCCTCGAACAGCCGTCTCGAACAGCTCGGTCTCGAAAAGGAGCTGCTCCGCAAGGTCGAGTCGGCCTACCTCGACGCCATCTCGTCGCAATCGCGCTACACGGCCGCCCGGCAGAAGGAACGTTACGCCCAGCAGAGCTACGACCTCACCGACGAGCAGTTCCGCGTCGGCCGGAAGAACACCGTCGAACTGATTACGGCGCAGAACGAACTTTCGTCGGCACGGCAGGAGGTGTTGCAGGCCAAGTACATGGCGCTGCTCAACATCGGGCTGCTCGACATCTATCAGGGACGATAG
- a CDS encoding efflux RND transporter periplasmic adaptor subunit, which translates to MKRKSTAVLVAALVAACGLWFALRPSKQTGITLETAATSRITIRNSVTATGTVEPVTEVEVGTQVSGIIDRLYVDYNDVVKAGQLIAEMDKVTLQAELESSQAELASCKTEYEYRMKEYSRTRTLHEKELVSDAEYDEALYLYEKARNAYEQAQAAIVKVKRNLGYATITSPIDGVVISRAVEEGQTVAAGFETPTLFTIANDLTQMQVVADVDEADIGQVSDGQRVEFTVDAYPDDTFEGVVEQVRLEATTESSVVTYEVVITAYNPELKLKPGLTANVTIFTLEKDDALAVPTKALRFVPDGELLAALGLHAEAAAEAEPSKRELWVKQGTTLVPRYVTAGSASGELTEIVDGLNDGEEVAVCLTAERTEPEAAAERSPFMPAPPGGDKKKK; encoded by the coding sequence ATGAAACGAAAAAGCACGGCCGTCCTCGTCGCGGCCCTCGTCGCGGCCTGCGGGCTCTGGTTCGCGCTGCGCCCTTCGAAGCAGACCGGAATCACGTTGGAAACAGCTGCGACGAGCCGCATCACGATCCGCAACTCCGTCACGGCTACGGGAACGGTGGAACCGGTCACCGAAGTGGAGGTGGGTACGCAGGTATCGGGGATCATCGACCGGCTCTACGTCGACTACAACGACGTGGTGAAAGCCGGACAACTCATCGCCGAAATGGACAAGGTGACCCTGCAAGCCGAACTGGAATCGTCGCAGGCCGAGCTGGCGAGCTGCAAGACCGAATACGAATACCGCATGAAGGAGTACTCGCGCACGCGCACCCTCCACGAGAAGGAGCTGGTAAGCGACGCCGAATACGACGAAGCCCTCTACCTCTACGAGAAGGCGCGCAACGCCTACGAACAGGCCCAGGCCGCCATCGTCAAGGTCAAACGCAATCTGGGCTACGCGACGATCACCTCCCCGATCGACGGCGTGGTCATCAGCCGCGCCGTGGAGGAGGGGCAGACCGTGGCGGCGGGCTTCGAGACGCCGACGCTCTTCACCATCGCCAACGACCTGACGCAGATGCAGGTCGTGGCCGATGTCGACGAAGCCGACATCGGGCAGGTATCCGACGGACAGCGGGTGGAGTTCACCGTCGACGCCTACCCCGACGACACCTTCGAGGGGGTGGTGGAGCAGGTCCGCCTCGAAGCGACGACCGAATCGAGCGTCGTGACCTACGAGGTGGTCATCACGGCCTACAACCCCGAACTGAAACTCAAACCGGGGCTGACGGCCAACGTGACGATCTTCACGCTCGAAAAGGACGATGCGCTGGCCGTCCCGACCAAAGCCCTGCGGTTCGTCCCCGACGGGGAGCTGCTCGCGGCGCTCGGCCTGCATGCCGAAGCCGCCGCAGAGGCCGAACCAAGCAAACGGGAGCTGTGGGTAAAACAAGGGACGACGCTCGTACCGCGGTACGTGACCGCCGGCTCGGCCAGCGGCGAACTGACCGAGATCGTCGACGGGCTGAACGACGGCGAGGAGGTGGCCGTCTGCCTGACGGCGGAGCGGACGGAGCCCGAAGCCGCCGCCGAACGGAGTCCCTTCATGCCTGCCCCTCCGGGCGGCGACAAAAAGAAGAAATAA
- a CDS encoding ABC transporter ATP-binding protein, whose amino-acid sequence MKEIIRLDDIRRDFRVGDETVHALRGVTFTICEGEFVTIMGTSGSGKSTLLNTLGCLDTPSAGEYYLDGTAVRSMDKNQRATLRNRKIGFVFQNYNLLPKTTAIENVELPLMYNPSCSSAERRDRAVAALKAVGLGDRLLHRSNQMSGGQMQRVAIARALVNDPAVILADEATGNLDTRTSFEVLVLFQQLHAAGRTIIFVTHNPEIAQYSSRNITLRDGRVTGDVRNAAILDAAETLAQLPEQED is encoded by the coding sequence ATGAAAGAGATCATCAGGCTGGACGACATCCGGCGCGATTTCCGGGTGGGAGACGAGACGGTACATGCACTGCGCGGCGTCACCTTCACGATCTGCGAAGGGGAGTTCGTCACGATCATGGGTACCTCCGGATCGGGCAAGTCGACGTTGCTCAACACGCTCGGCTGCCTCGACACCCCCTCCGCGGGCGAATATTACCTCGACGGTACGGCGGTGCGTTCGATGGACAAGAACCAGCGCGCCACGCTGCGCAACCGCAAGATCGGTTTCGTCTTCCAGAACTACAACCTGCTGCCCAAGACGACGGCCATCGAGAACGTCGAACTGCCGCTGATGTACAACCCCTCCTGTTCGTCGGCCGAACGGCGCGACCGCGCCGTGGCCGCGCTCAAAGCCGTCGGACTCGGCGACCGGCTGCTGCACCGCAGCAACCAGATGTCGGGCGGACAGATGCAGCGCGTGGCCATCGCCCGCGCACTGGTAAACGATCCGGCGGTCATTCTGGCCGACGAGGCGACGGGGAACCTCGACACGCGGACGAGTTTCGAGGTGCTGGTGCTCTTCCAGCAGCTGCACGCCGCGGGACGCACCATCATCTTCGTCACGCACAACCCCGAAATCGCACAATACAGCAGCCGCAACATCACCCTGCGCGACGGCCGCGTCACGGGCGACGTGCGCAACGCCGCTATTCTCGACGCGGCCGAGACGCTGGCTCAGCTGCCCGAACAGGAGGATTGA
- a CDS encoding ABC transporter permease encodes MNFTNLFKIAVKALGNNKLRGFLTMLGIIIGVASVITMLAIGQGSKQSIQAEISEMGSNMIMIHPGGDMRGGVRLDADDMESLKLKDMEDIREKTRYVSYVSPAVNSAGQAVYGANNTPTTVYGVNLDYLEIRRYKIADGDAFSEQEIKTAAKVCLVGKTVVDELFPAGENPVGRVIRFGTIPFRIVGVLESKGYNSMGMDQDDLIVAPYTTVQKRILAITHLQEIVCSSLSEACTDEAIAEISDILRTNHRLKATDDDDFSIRSQQELSSMLTSTTDMMTVLLAAVAGISLLVGGIGIMNIMYVSVTERTREIGLRMSIGAKGRDILAQFLIESILISVTGGLIGVVFGIGAAVVVNLAAAFPIYIQPWSVLLSFAVCTLTGVFFGWYPAQKAAMLDPIEAIRYE; translated from the coding sequence ATGAATTTCACGAATCTCTTCAAAATAGCCGTCAAGGCGCTCGGAAACAACAAACTGCGCGGATTTCTGACGATGCTCGGCATCATCATCGGCGTGGCGTCGGTCATCACGATGCTCGCCATCGGGCAGGGATCGAAGCAGAGCATTCAGGCCGAGATCAGCGAAATGGGGTCCAACATGATCATGATCCATCCGGGCGGCGACATGCGGGGCGGCGTCCGGCTCGACGCCGACGACATGGAGTCGCTCAAACTCAAAGATATGGAGGACATCCGCGAAAAGACCCGCTACGTCTCCTACGTCTCGCCGGCGGTCAACAGCGCCGGACAAGCGGTCTACGGCGCCAACAACACGCCCACGACGGTCTACGGCGTGAACCTCGACTACTTGGAGATCCGCCGCTACAAGATCGCCGACGGCGATGCCTTCTCCGAGCAGGAGATCAAGACGGCCGCCAAGGTGTGTCTGGTAGGCAAGACGGTCGTCGACGAACTCTTTCCCGCCGGCGAGAACCCCGTGGGGCGTGTCATCCGCTTCGGCACGATCCCCTTCCGGATCGTCGGCGTGCTCGAAAGCAAGGGCTACAACAGCATGGGCATGGACCAGGACGACCTGATCGTGGCCCCCTACACGACGGTGCAGAAGCGCATCCTCGCCATCACGCACTTGCAGGAGATCGTCTGCTCGTCGCTGAGCGAAGCCTGCACGGACGAGGCGATCGCCGAGATCAGCGACATCCTGCGCACGAACCACCGCCTCAAAGCCACGGACGACGACGACTTCTCGATCCGTTCGCAGCAGGAACTCTCGTCGATGCTCACCTCGACGACCGACATGATGACCGTCCTGCTGGCGGCCGTGGCGGGCATCTCGCTGCTGGTGGGCGGCATCGGCATCATGAACATCATGTACGTCTCCGTGACGGAGCGCACGCGCGAAATCGGCCTGCGGATGTCGATCGGCGCCAAGGGACGCGACATTCTGGCGCAGTTTCTCATCGAATCGATCCTCATCAGCGTCACGGGCGGCCTGATCGGCGTGGTATTCGGCATCGGGGCCGCCGTGGTGGTCAATCTGGCGGCGGCCTTCCCCATCTACATCCAGCCGTGGAGCGTCCTCCTCTCGTTCGCCGTCTGCACGCTGACGGGCGTCTTCTTCGGGTGGTACCCCGCGCAGAAGGCGGCGATGCTCGACCCGATCGAGGCGATCCGTTATGAATAA
- a CDS encoding sensor histidine kinase — protein sequence MTALQSKYSGWLIHLTAWAVIFGMPLFVTSPDRPLMTGSEYLRFLLVPLSFMVVFYTNYFLLIERYLFTRQTGRFLGGNALLIAAVIVGLHLLFRYVLPPDAQHPPLPRPWQDSVRFFAGNAALYLLVVGAGVAIRMTGGWYKAEAARQELEHSRTQAELQNLKSQLNPHFLFNTLNNIYSLIQIDADRAQQAVHDLSRMLRYVLYESSCPTVPLAAEVEFLRDYIELMRIRLPRHVEVGVSLPEEPSPTPVAPLLFISLIENAFKHGTSNDRPSFIRIDIHERGGELVCRIRNSCFPKTASDRSGSGIGLKNLSKRLEMIYPQRHTFEYGERGGTYTALLRIKLHER from the coding sequence ATGACCGCTCTGCAATCGAAATATTCGGGCTGGCTGATCCACCTGACGGCATGGGCCGTGATCTTCGGGATGCCGCTGTTCGTCACCTCCCCCGACCGGCCGCTGATGACCGGTTCGGAGTACCTGCGCTTCCTGCTCGTACCGCTCTCGTTCATGGTGGTCTTCTACACGAACTATTTCCTGCTGATCGAACGATACCTCTTCACCCGTCAGACAGGCCGTTTCCTGGGCGGCAACGCGTTGTTGATCGCCGCGGTGATCGTCGGGCTGCACCTCCTGTTCCGCTACGTGCTGCCGCCCGATGCGCAGCACCCGCCCCTGCCGCGGCCGTGGCAGGACTCCGTGCGTTTTTTCGCCGGAAACGCCGCGCTCTACCTGCTGGTGGTGGGTGCGGGAGTCGCCATCCGCATGACGGGCGGCTGGTACAAGGCCGAAGCAGCCCGGCAGGAGCTGGAACACAGCCGCACGCAGGCCGAACTGCAAAACCTCAAAAGCCAGCTCAACCCCCATTTTCTGTTCAATACGCTCAACAACATCTATTCGCTCATCCAGATCGACGCCGACCGCGCGCAGCAGGCCGTCCACGACCTGAGCCGGATGCTGCGCTACGTGCTCTACGAAAGCAGTTGCCCCACGGTGCCGCTGGCCGCCGAGGTCGAGTTCCTGCGCGACTACATCGAACTGATGCGCATCCGCCTGCCGCGCCACGTGGAAGTCGGAGTCTCGCTGCCCGAAGAACCGTCGCCGACGCCCGTGGCCCCGCTGCTGTTCATCTCGCTGATCGAGAATGCCTTCAAACACGGCACGAGCAACGACAGACCGTCGTTCATCCGGATCGACATCCACGAGCGAGGCGGCGAACTGGTCTGCCGCATCCGCAACAGTTGTTTCCCCAAGACGGCTTCGGATCGGAGCGGTTCGGGCATCGGGCTGAAAAACCTCTCGAAACGGCTGGAGATGATCTATCCGCAACGCCACACTTTCGAATACGGAGAGCGGGGCGGCACCTACACGGCGTTGCTGCGCATCAAACTGCACGAACGATGA
- a CDS encoding LytR/AlgR family response regulator transcription factor has protein sequence MKLNCAIIDDEPLAVELMEGYVRKTPFLTLCGSFGSGSAAFDMLRDRPVDLLFCDIQMPGLSGMELSRMLPADTRVIFTTAFSRYAVEGFRVNAVDYLLKPISYADFLAAANKALAWFELKNRAETPPPAAAPQSLFVKTEYRLRQIGFDSILYIEGLKDYVKIHVEEETHPVLTLTSLKSLEEQLPADRFVRVHRSFIVQPSKIRSIERNRIVFGKEYIPVSENYRQAFFDFLAEHSLLF, from the coding sequence ATGAAACTGAACTGCGCGATCATCGACGACGAACCGCTGGCCGTGGAGCTGATGGAGGGATACGTGCGCAAGACACCGTTCCTGACGCTGTGCGGCTCGTTCGGCAGCGGCTCGGCGGCCTTCGACATGCTGCGCGACCGCCCCGTCGACCTGCTTTTCTGCGACATCCAGATGCCGGGGCTGAGCGGCATGGAACTTTCGCGGATGCTCCCCGCCGACACGCGCGTGATCTTCACCACGGCTTTCAGTCGCTACGCCGTCGAAGGCTTCCGCGTCAACGCGGTCGACTACCTGCTCAAACCGATCAGCTATGCCGACTTCCTCGCAGCGGCGAACAAGGCGCTGGCATGGTTCGAACTGAAAAACCGCGCCGAAACGCCCCCGCCGGCCGCAGCTCCGCAAAGCCTCTTCGTCAAGACCGAATACCGGCTGCGGCAGATCGGATTCGACAGCATCCTCTACATCGAGGGGCTGAAAGACTACGTGAAGATCCACGTCGAGGAGGAGACGCATCCCGTGCTCACGCTGACCAGTCTCAAATCGCTGGAAGAACAGCTGCCCGCCGACCGGTTCGTCCGCGTCCACCGCTCCTTCATCGTGCAGCCTTCGAAGATCCGCTCGATCGAACGCAACCGCATCGTCTTCGGCAAGGAGTACATTCCCGTCTCGGAGAACTACCGGCAGGCGTTCTTCGACTTTCTGGCCGAACACTCGCTGCTCTTCTGA